Proteins encoded together in one Juglans regia cultivar Chandler chromosome 9, Walnut 2.0, whole genome shotgun sequence window:
- the LOC109000297 gene encoding protein JINGUBANG-like, with the protein MGVMACPPSFHSKNGSQSESNPHESESNFLLSLPSLKSVPSLTLQPHQQQPSLSISNTHHRFLPTLKGHNSPISSLTLAGKLLYTGSSDGEIRSWKRNPYQSESDQGSSTILNNLVASGEGAVKSLVVQADKIFSAHQDRKIRVWRINNSHETDHRNQKYTHLATLPTLGDRALKLLMPKNQVQIRRHKSCTWVHHVDAVSALALSKDESFLYSVSWDRTLKIWRTKDFKCLESLTNAHDDAINALALSHDGHVYTGSADRKIKVWKKTSEDQNKHSLVATLEKHNSGINALALSSDGFVLYSGACDRSILVWEKGGGSGGMEVVGALRGHKNSILCLAVVSDLVCSGSADRTVRIWRRLSRNYNCLAVLDGHRGPVKCLTAAIDHRCNASEKVYLVYSGGLDCDIMVWQILVPS; encoded by the coding sequence ATGGGAGTTATGGCATGCCCACCATCTTTTCACTCAAAGAATGGCTCTCAATCCGAGTCCAATCCCCATGAATCAGAGTCAAATTTCCTTCTTTCCCTGCCAAGCCTGAAATCGGTTCCTTCTCTTACCTTACAACCCCACCAGCAACAACCCTCTCTTTCCATTTCCAACACCCACCATCGCTTCCTACCCACTCTCAAAGGCCATAACTCCCCCATATCCTCTCTCACCCTTGCCGGAAAACTCCTCTACACCGGCTCTTCCGACGGAGAAATCCGATCCTGGAAGCGCAACCCTTACCAATCTGAATCCGATCAGGGGAGTAGTACAATTCTAAACAACCTGGTTGCTTCTGGGGAGGGTGCAGTGAAATCCCTGGTTGTTCAGGCTGACAAAATCTTTAGCGCTCATCAAGATCGTAAAATCCGGGTATGGAGAATCAACAACAGCCATGAAACTGATCATCGTAATCAAAAGTACACGCACTTAGCCACACTCCCAACGCTTGGTGACCGTGCCTTGAAACTCCTGATGCCCAAGAACCAGGTTCAGATACGTAGGCACAAAAGTTGCACCTGGGTCCATCACGTTGATGCTGTGTCTGCACTTGCTTTGTCGAAAGATGAGTCGTTCCTCTACTCCGTTTCTTGGGATCGGACGCTCAAAATCTGGCGAACAAAGGACTTCAAATGCTTAGAATCCCTGACAAACGCACATGATGATGCGATTAACGCGTTGGCATTATCACACGATGGACATGTCTATACAGGTTCGGCTGACAGGAAAATCAAGGTGTGGAAGAAAACCTCAGAAGATCAGAACAAACATTCTCTTGTAGCTACACTGGAGAAACATAATTCGGGGATTAATGCATTGGCTCTGAGCAGTGATGGATTTGTGTTGTACTCGGGTGCATGCGACAGATCCATACTGGTTTGGGAGAAGGGTGGTGGCAGCGGCGGCATGGAGGTTGTGGGAGCGCTTAGAGGCCACAAAAACTCCATATTGTGTTTGGCTGTTGTGTCTGATCTGGTTTGCAGTGGCTCGGCAGATAGAACTGTAAGGATTTGGAGACGATTGAGTAGAAATTACAATTGTTTGGCAGTCTTGGACGGGCACAGAGGCCCTGTCAAGTGCTTGACTGCAGCAATTGATCATCGCTGCAACGCATCTGAGAAAGTTTACCTCGTTTACAGCGGTGGTTTGGACTGTGACATTATGGTTTGGCAGATTTTAGTTCCTAGCTAG